A genomic segment from Labrus bergylta chromosome 3, fLabBer1.1, whole genome shotgun sequence encodes:
- the adgrg1 gene encoding adhesion G-protein coupled receptor G1: MEPRLTDNLMVFFTLIIFSQGSAEIYEDLNFCGTWRHGNGPLSLNLNLSTGCDWISISASKSSLSIEGQITALCSEAKEIHLDPPGSKLESYFCLYWEPLQDQLKLQFRELNLTLCRPASLWGTCCSQLSNGPKSNESAYGILNGSVKTDLFSDKVHAAYTFKGTSITCNTLLNEENQGSAEVIFTEDKDKGSTAEVEMKKDFRGFNITSPTTTSGSAESATTVQIPQVLKNVSKSTNKVSCTFLKNNSMFQGGPVEGRILNVVEITVGNDTIENLSDPIRISFHHDVIPKKHSRKCVSWDTKKDPFQVNWVDKGCETRVKGGKHTECLCDHLTFFAVLVQMEPRPVRHLLALTAITSLGCAVSVISCIALIIFLNKKSKRCKEQCIPIHRGLAISLALLNLLFFFTGVLANVLGESLCTWVGAGLHYTLLSSFSWMSIEVFHTIWLVYMVFIPSPKPYVWNLVGFALPLLPVTILFAVGDIYGLRKVEQSEDESDPYKMCWLKNNPRALSAHYFTIAVLAILVVSGLVMLLLVYKQIRTRDEWRQNKMALFSIWGLSIVFGITWGLTFLDFGPLSDFVLFLFCILNSFQGFLLMLRFFILDRMRKRAGGSAFGSTSTGSTRQHMLQAQEKS; this comes from the exons ATGGAGCCCCGACTGACAGACAATCTGATGGTTTTCTTCACGCTGATCATCTTCTCCCAGg GTTCAGCGGAAATTTACGAGGACTTGAACTTCTGTGGCACTTGGCGCCATGGCAACGGCCCCCTGAGCCTGAACCTGAACCTTTCCACAGGCTGCGATTGGATCTCAATCTCGGCCAGCAAGAGCTCTCTGTCCATCGAGGGGCAGATCACGGCCCTATGCAGCGAGGCAAAAGAGATCCACCTTGATCCACCTGGTTCAAAGTTGGAAAGCTACTTCTGTCTGTACTGGGAGCCTCTGCAGGACCAGCTCAAGCTGCAG TTCAGGGAACTCAACTTGACTCTGTGCCGGCCTGCCAGCCTGTGGGGCACTTGCTGCTCTCAACTGTCTAATGGCCCCAAATCAAATGAATCAGCTTACGGGATTCTCAATGGATCGGTCAAAACAGATCTCTTCAGCGACAAAGTGCATGCAGCCTACACGTTCAAAGGAACGTCCATCACCTGCA atacGTTGCTCAATGAAGAGAACCAGGGATCCGCTGAAGTTATCTt cactgaagacaaagacaagggGAGCACCGCTGAGGTTGAGATGAAGAAGGATTTCCGAGGCTTCAACATCACGTCACCT ACTACCACAAGTGGTTCTGCAGAGTCCGCAACCACTGTTCAGATCCCCCAAGTACTAAAAAACGTTTCAAAAAGTACCAACAAAGTGTCCTGCACTTTTCTTAAAAACAACTCCATGTTCCAG ggggGTCCAGTGGAAGGCAGGATTCTCAATGTGGTGGAAATCACTGTCGGGAACGACACCATCGAAAACCTGTCTGACCCAATAAGGATTAGTTTTCACCATGATGTCATACCT AAAAAGCATTCAAGGAAATGTGTTTCATGGGACACCAAGAAAG ATCCCTTTCAGGTCAATTGGGTGGACAAAGGATGTGAGACCCGCGTGaaaggagggaaacacacagagtgtctctGTGACCATCTGACTTTCTTCGCTGTTCTAGTG CAAATGGAGCCTCGTCCAGTGCGCCATCTCCTGGCGCTGACTGCAATTACATCTCTGGGCTGTGCCGTGTCTGTGATCAGCTGCATTGCTCTCATCATTTTCCTCAACAAGAAGAG TAAGCGGTGTAAGGAGCAGTGCATCCCGATCCACCGTGGTTTAGCGATCTCTCTCGCCCTCCTCaacctgctcttcttcttcactgggGTCCTGGCCAACGTGTTAGGGGAGTCTCTGTGCACCTGGGTGGGGGCAGGCCTCCACTACACCCTGCTCAGCTCTTTCAGCTGGATGAGCATTGAAGTTTTCCACACCATCTGGTTGGTCTACATGGTTTTCATCCCCTCCCCAAAGCCTTATGTGTGGAACCTAGTTGGCTTTG ctctccctcttcttcctgttaCGATCCTGTTTGCAGTCGGTGACATTTATGGGCTCAGAAAGGTGGAGCAAAGTGAAGATGAATCAGATCCTTATAAGAT GTGCTGGCTGAAAAATAACCCCAGGGCCTTGTCAGCCCACTACTTCACCATTGCGGTCCTTGCCATCCTGGTGGTCTCGGGCTTAGTGATGCTACTTCTGGTCTACAAGCAGATCCGCACCAGGGATGAATGGAGGCAGAACAAAATGGCTTTGTTCAGCATCTGGGGTCTCAGCATCGTCTTTGGGATAACATGGGGTCTGACGTTCCTGGACTTTGGACCGCTCTCCGACTttgttctcttcctcttctgcaTCCTCAACTCTTTTCAAG gGTTTCTGCTGATGCTGCGGTTCTTCATTCTGGACCGGATGAGGAAACGGGCTGGTGGCTCTGCTTTTGGCAGCACCAGCACAGGATCTACTAGACAACACATGCTACAGGCCCAGGAGAAAAGCTAG